The Gilliamella apicola genome window below encodes:
- the rplK gene encoding 50S ribosomal protein L11: MAKKVQAYIKLQVAAGAANPSPPVGPALGQHGVNIMEFCKAFNAKTESMEKGLPIPVVITVYSDRSFTFVTKTPPAAVLLKKAAKIKSGSGEPNKKKVGKITSAQIREIAELKAADMNGATIETMMRSIEGTARSMGLEVEG; this comes from the coding sequence ATGGCAAAAAAAGTACAAGCTTACATCAAGTTGCAAGTAGCAGCTGGTGCAGCGAATCCTAGTCCGCCAGTTGGTCCTGCGTTAGGTCAACATGGTGTTAACATTATGGAATTCTGTAAAGCATTTAATGCAAAAACAGAAAGCATGGAAAAAGGCTTACCTATTCCTGTTGTTATTACAGTATATTCTGACCGTTCATTTACATTTGTAACTAAAACTCCTCCTGCTGCGGTTTTATTAAAGAAAGCTGCTAAAATCAAGTCTGGTTCTGGCGAACCTAACAAGAAAAAAGTAGGTAAAATTACAAGTGCTCAGATTCGCGAAATCGCCGAATTAAAAGCTGCAGATATGAATGGTGCTACCATTGAAACAATGATGCGTTCTATTGAAGGAACGGCTCGTTCAATGGGCTTGGAAGTGGAGGGTTAA
- the fbaA gene encoding class II fructose-bisphosphate aldolase, translated as MVTKISDVVKPGVVTGDDVQKVFQIARENNFALPAVNCVDTNTINAVIETAAKVGSPVIVQFSNGGAQFIAGKGLKLEGQECAVLGAVSGAKHVHLMAEKYGVPVIVHTDHCAKKLLPWVDGLLDAGETHFAKTGKPLFSSHMIDLSEETLKDNIDICCQYLARMSAMKMTLELELGCTGGEEDGVDNSHMDSSALYTQPEDIAYAYERLSAISSRFTIAASFGNVHGVYKPGNVKLTPKILDNSQKYVSEKFNLPEKSLNFVFHGGSGSTPEEIAEAVSYGVIKMNIDTDTQWANWAGVLDYYKANEAYLQGQLGNPEGPDAPNKKYYDPRVWLRKGQDSLVARLELAFKELNAINVL; from the coding sequence ATGGTTACAAAAATTTCTGATGTCGTTAAACCTGGCGTAGTAACTGGTGATGATGTTCAAAAAGTGTTCCAAATTGCACGTGAAAATAATTTTGCCCTACCAGCGGTAAACTGTGTTGATACAAATACAATTAATGCAGTTATTGAAACCGCAGCTAAAGTAGGTTCTCCTGTTATTGTTCAATTTTCTAATGGCGGTGCACAATTTATTGCAGGTAAAGGTTTAAAACTTGAGGGTCAAGAGTGTGCTGTGTTAGGGGCTGTATCTGGCGCTAAACATGTTCATCTTATGGCAGAAAAATATGGCGTACCAGTTATTGTTCATACTGACCATTGTGCGAAGAAATTATTGCCTTGGGTTGATGGATTACTTGATGCTGGCGAAACTCATTTTGCTAAAACAGGTAAACCGTTGTTTTCTTCTCATATGATTGATCTTTCAGAAGAAACATTAAAAGATAACATTGATATTTGTTGTCAATATCTTGCTCGTATGTCGGCAATGAAAATGACATTGGAATTAGAATTAGGTTGTACTGGTGGTGAAGAAGATGGTGTTGATAATAGCCACATGGATAGTTCAGCACTTTATACACAACCAGAAGATATTGCTTATGCTTATGAACGTTTGAGTGCGATTAGCTCTCGTTTCACTATTGCTGCATCATTTGGTAATGTGCATGGTGTTTATAAACCAGGTAACGTTAAGTTGACGCCAAAAATTCTAGATAACTCACAAAAATATGTATCAGAAAAATTTAATTTACCTGAAAAATCATTGAACTTCGTGTTCCATGGCGGTTCTGGTTCTACACCAGAAGAAATTGCAGAAGCAGTAAGCTATGGTGTTATCAAAATGAATATTGATACTGATACACAATGGGCTAATTGGGCTGGCGTTTTAGATTATTACAAAGCGAATGAAGCTTATTTACAAGGACAATTAGGTAATCCTGAAGGTCCTGATGCACCTAATAAAAAATATTATGATCCTCGTGTATGGTTACGTAAAGGTCAAGATTCTTTAGTTGCGCGTTTAGAACTAGCATTTAAAGAACTTAACGCAATTAATGTTCTATAA
- the pgk gene encoding phosphoglycerate kinase translates to MSIIRMQDLDLKGKRLFIRSDLNVPVKNGKVTSDARIKASLPTIEEAIKKGAKVMVTSHIGRPTEGEYNPEFSLQPVVDYLKEHVSFPVRLVKDYLDGVDVKEGELVVLENVRFNVGEGKDDETLSKKYAALCDIYVMDAFGTAHRAQASTHGAGKFAPVACAGPLLAAELDALGKALDNPARPMVAIVAGSKVSTKLTVLDSLSKIADQIIVGGGIANTFIAAEGYNVGKSLYEADLIPEAKKLMANCEIPVPTDVRVATEFSETATATEKSVKDVKENEQILDLGDKSAEVLANIIKNAKTILWNGPVGVFEFPNFRRGTEIVAKAIADSQGFSIAGGGDTLAAIDLFGIEDKISYISTGGGAFLEFVEGKKLPAVAMLEERAKA, encoded by the coding sequence ATGTCTATTATTAGAATGCAAGATCTTGATCTAAAAGGAAAACGGTTGTTTATTCGTTCAGATCTTAATGTGCCAGTTAAAAATGGTAAAGTAACCTCTGATGCGCGAATTAAAGCATCATTACCGACTATTGAAGAAGCGATCAAGAAAGGTGCTAAAGTAATGGTTACTTCTCATATTGGTCGTCCAACGGAAGGAGAGTATAACCCTGAATTTTCATTACAACCAGTTGTTGATTACTTAAAAGAACATGTATCTTTTCCTGTTCGTTTAGTAAAAGATTACCTTGATGGTGTGGATGTTAAAGAAGGTGAATTAGTTGTTCTTGAAAACGTTCGTTTCAATGTCGGTGAAGGTAAAGATGATGAAACTTTATCTAAAAAATATGCTGCGCTTTGTGACATCTATGTAATGGATGCGTTTGGTACAGCTCACCGTGCGCAAGCGTCAACTCATGGTGCAGGCAAATTTGCTCCAGTTGCTTGTGCAGGTCCATTATTAGCGGCTGAATTAGATGCATTAGGTAAAGCGCTTGATAATCCAGCAAGACCAATGGTTGCTATTGTCGCTGGTTCTAAAGTATCAACTAAATTAACTGTTCTTGATTCACTTTCTAAAATTGCTGATCAAATTATTGTTGGTGGTGGTATTGCTAATACTTTCATCGCAGCGGAAGGTTATAATGTTGGTAAATCACTTTACGAAGCCGATTTAATTCCTGAAGCTAAAAAATTAATGGCTAACTGTGAAATTCCTGTACCTACTGATGTTCGCGTTGCCACTGAATTTAGTGAAACAGCTACAGCAACTGAAAAATCAGTAAAAGATGTTAAAGAAAATGAGCAAATTCTTGATTTAGGTGATAAATCAGCAGAAGTATTAGCAAATATTATCAAGAATGCAAAAACTATACTGTGGAATGGTCCTGTAGGTGTATTTGAATTCCCTAATTTCCGTCGTGGTACTGAAATTGTTGCTAAAGCAATTGCTGATAGCCAAGGTTTTTCAATTGCCGGTGGTGGTGATACATTAGCTGCAATTGATTTATTTGGTATTGAAGATAAAATCTCTTATATTTCAACTGGCGGTGGTGCTTTCCTAGAATTTGTTGAAGGTAAAAAACTTCCAGCTGTTGCAATGTTAGAAGAAAGAGCAAAAGCATAA